The Solibacillus sp. FSL R7-0682 genome includes a window with the following:
- a CDS encoding metallophosphoesterase: protein MTVIIIVVVAGILLLLFMWKQANENNIRKHVIHAEGIEEKVRLFFISDTHARKINEKMIASITEPINAVVIGGDFVDRRTSERTIDENIQLLKKLGPVYFVWGNNDKEIGEKKLRQLFQQHQITIIENDSIELASENKLALSGVIYSPSEQNIKEALNQCKEASTVFVAHNPEQFPVVYRHFKPLLSLAGHLHGGQIRLGQYGIQPHGYFNQVDGLYKLVSNGYGTTLLPIRLGAKPECHIIEINFKQN, encoded by the coding sequence ATGACGGTTATTATAATCGTCGTTGTTGCTGGTATTCTTTTACTGTTGTTCATGTGGAAGCAAGCAAATGAAAATAATATCCGTAAACACGTCATACACGCAGAAGGCATCGAAGAAAAGGTCCGTTTATTTTTTATTTCGGATACGCATGCACGAAAGATAAATGAAAAGATGATTGCCTCAATTACAGAACCAATCAATGCAGTCGTAATTGGTGGAGATTTTGTAGACCGCCGTACCTCTGAAAGAACGATAGATGAAAACATACAATTGCTAAAAAAATTAGGGCCTGTTTATTTTGTATGGGGGAATAATGATAAAGAAATTGGCGAAAAAAAATTACGTCAATTATTTCAGCAGCATCAAATTACAATTATTGAAAATGACTCAATTGAACTAGCAAGTGAAAATAAACTTGCGCTTAGCGGTGTTATATATAGTCCAAGTGAGCAGAATATTAAAGAGGCATTAAATCAATGTAAGGAAGCATCTACAGTTTTTGTTGCCCATAATCCTGAGCAGTTCCCAGTCGTGTATCGTCATTTTAAGCCGCTATTAAGCTTAGCTGGTCATTTACATGGTGGGCAAATTCGCCTCGGACAATATGGAATTCAGCCACATGGTTATTTTAACCAAGTAGATGGCTTATATAAATTAGTCAGTAATGGATATGGGACGACGCTACTCCCGATACGACTTGGAGCAAAGCCAGAATGCCATATAATTGAAATAAATTTCAAGCAAAATTAA
- a CDS encoding LysM peptidoglycan-binding domain-containing protein codes for MTKENYREKVEKHRQEIELHNESVSKTSRVSRHRKQNEKKQKNPIMTILVVVFIFIPLGILGYVTFIFDPSASTAEKVENEEKDQLVEIHKQDPKETATAITENDDDKEEEKDSEAALNDEKEKERLAAEEAKKAEEKKLVDEKKAKEIEESQKIAAQKAKEQEEKKKAEAQAKQKTHTVQSTDNLYRIALKYYGNGSPANIEKIKAANNLSSDSISAGQVLVILP; via the coding sequence ATGACAAAAGAAAATTACCGCGAGAAGGTAGAAAAGCATCGTCAAGAGATTGAATTACATAATGAATCAGTTTCCAAAACGTCTCGAGTTAGCCGGCATCGTAAACAAAATGAAAAAAAACAAAAAAACCCAATCATGACCATATTGGTTGTTGTCTTTATTTTTATACCACTGGGCATTTTAGGCTATGTCACATTTATATTTGATCCAAGTGCATCGACTGCAGAAAAAGTAGAGAATGAAGAAAAGGATCAATTAGTTGAAATTCATAAGCAAGACCCAAAAGAAACGGCGACGGCTATTACAGAAAATGACGACGATAAAGAAGAAGAAAAAGATTCAGAAGCTGCTTTAAATGATGAGAAGGAAAAAGAACGTTTAGCAGCAGAAGAAGCGAAAAAAGCGGAAGAAAAAAAGTTAGTTGATGAAAAGAAAGCGAAAGAAATAGAAGAGTCCCAAAAAATAGCTGCTCAAAAGGCGAAAGAGCAAGAGGAAAAGAAAAAAGCTGAGGCACAAGCTAAGCAAAAAACACATACTGTACAATCAACAGACAATTTATATCGTATTGCTTTAAAATATTATGGTAACGGAAGTCCTGCTAATATTGAGAAAATTAAAGCTGCGAACAATTTATCATCAGATAGCATTTCGGCAGGTCAAGTATTAGTTATTCTTCCGTAG
- a CDS encoding RecQ family ATP-dependent DNA helicase, producing the protein MQLEQMLQHYFGYETFRPGQKEIIEKLIAGQDVVAILPTGMGKSLCYQLPGYVFNKPVLIVSPLLSLMQDQVDQLKQMGEKRVVALNSFLSTQQKNYALHFLHEYRFIFISPEMLIQPQVKERLSTMELSLIVADEAHCISQWGFDFRPDYLRIGEAISKKNRPPILALSATATDDVLKDITVYLQMKEYFTYIHSVNRPNIHLVKKHFTQKEEKLMWIVEHVKHSAGPGIIYTQSRSKAETISLLLMQQNIAVAAYHAGKDMQDRQFIQQQFLSGKLEWIVATNAFGMGVHKDDVRQVIHEMMPSTISNYMQEIGRAGRDGKSAVAILLYCEGDEQYAKFIVTEDLPKESQITRYMEYVIRGEQPSAMLRNGEISEVAFRVLNYWLEKESVESVKQRMQNLQMKKYEEVLEMQRLIETSNCMRKQLVAYFGQKLLTEQENCCSDCGVELSKLIHERQENSLKNEMTNWQQRLHQILLRNL; encoded by the coding sequence ATGCAATTAGAGCAAATGCTACAACATTATTTTGGTTATGAAACCTTTCGACCAGGCCAAAAAGAGATTATCGAAAAATTAATCGCTGGACAAGACGTTGTGGCAATATTACCTACTGGAATGGGGAAATCACTTTGCTACCAATTGCCGGGTTATGTATTTAATAAGCCAGTTTTAATCGTTTCCCCGCTATTATCGTTAATGCAAGATCAAGTAGATCAATTAAAACAAATGGGTGAAAAGCGAGTAGTAGCACTTAATTCCTTTTTATCTACGCAACAAAAAAACTATGCGCTTCACTTTCTTCACGAATATCGTTTTATTTTTATTTCACCTGAAATGCTTATTCAACCACAAGTGAAGGAGAGGCTATCAACTATGGAACTCTCATTAATTGTGGCGGATGAAGCGCACTGTATTTCACAGTGGGGCTTTGATTTTCGTCCTGATTATTTACGTATTGGGGAGGCTATTTCTAAAAAAAATCGTCCACCAATTTTGGCGTTATCTGCCACAGCAACTGACGATGTACTAAAGGATATTACCGTGTATTTACAGATGAAAGAATATTTCACCTATATTCATTCGGTGAACCGACCAAATATTCATTTAGTCAAAAAGCATTTTACCCAAAAGGAAGAGAAATTAATGTGGATTGTAGAGCATGTTAAACACTCAGCAGGTCCTGGCATAATTTATACCCAATCACGTTCGAAAGCGGAAACAATCAGTTTACTTCTAATGCAACAAAATATTGCGGTAGCAGCTTATCACGCAGGTAAAGATATGCAAGATCGTCAATTTATTCAGCAACAATTTTTATCGGGAAAATTGGAATGGATCGTCGCGACGAATGCATTTGGCATGGGGGTACATAAAGATGATGTTCGACAGGTTATTCATGAAATGATGCCTTCTACCATTTCTAATTATATGCAAGAAATTGGGCGTGCAGGGCGTGATGGAAAATCTGCGGTAGCAATTTTATTGTATTGCGAAGGAGATGAACAGTACGCCAAGTTTATCGTGACGGAGGATTTACCAAAGGAGTCGCAAATAACTCGTTATATGGAATATGTTATCCGAGGTGAACAACCAAGTGCTATGCTAAGAAACGGAGAAATATCTGAAGTTGCATTTCGTGTATTGAATTATTGGTTGGAAAAAGAATCAGTAGAAAGTGTGAAGCAACGCATGCAAAACTTACAAATGAAAAAGTACGAAGAAGTGTTAGAAATGCAAAGATTAATAGAAACGTCAAATTGTATGCGTAAACAGTTAGTTGCATATTTTGGTCAAAAACTTTTAACTGAACAAGAAAATTGCTGTTCCGACTGTGGTGTGGAGCTTTCAAAGCTAATCCATGAACGCCAAGAGAATAGCCTGAAAAATGAAATGACAAATTGGCAACAAAGATTGCACCAAATCCTACTACGAAACTTGTAA
- a CDS encoding helix-turn-helix domain-containing protein — MLIQQILLKILLAFSQERTISAAYHLLKGKRSGQTIQDVGLFKLYPYFGLLPKLSRKKFDEQIDLLFAKNMIIIEETGYYTMTEIGIELAKTPLTVSFDGWHYRGNEHLFFSRLSLIVQSLSYQVSHVKVFIPIERNETVQHWVRQFLIQHHYQTKLLQKPFYEEIEKSLTSLLIDDQVKDILIYRLSGYEEVGSTWQQLAFSFHLQEMDVQLLYISGLHMWLNEINQKSSHYPLLQHVATNIRVETLLTSSANETAKLYKKGYSMDEIVHIRRLKGSTIEDHLVEMAMNDDSFSIEPFVSVEDQQLILAAAEDYETKRLKTLREILPHVSYFQLRLTLAKGAKV, encoded by the coding sequence TTGCTAATTCAACAAATTCTTTTAAAAATATTACTGGCGTTCTCACAGGAAAGAACGATTTCTGCTGCCTATCATCTATTAAAAGGGAAACGTTCTGGTCAAACGATTCAAGATGTTGGTCTCTTTAAATTGTACCCTTATTTTGGGTTATTACCTAAATTATCTCGGAAAAAATTCGATGAGCAAATCGATTTATTGTTTGCAAAAAATATGATTATTATAGAAGAAACAGGTTATTATACGATGACTGAGATAGGTATAGAGCTTGCCAAAACACCACTTACTGTATCATTTGATGGCTGGCATTATCGCGGAAATGAGCATCTCTTTTTTAGTCGTTTGTCACTCATAGTACAAAGCTTGTCCTATCAAGTAAGTCACGTAAAGGTATTTATTCCAATTGAACGAAATGAAACTGTTCAGCATTGGGTACGTCAATTTTTAATTCAACATCATTATCAAACAAAACTATTACAAAAGCCATTTTATGAGGAAATCGAAAAAAGTCTTACTAGCTTACTAATCGATGATCAAGTAAAAGATATTTTAATCTATCGTTTATCAGGCTATGAGGAAGTTGGTTCAACGTGGCAGCAACTTGCGTTCAGTTTCCATCTACAGGAGATGGATGTACAGCTTTTATATATTAGTGGTTTACATATGTGGTTAAACGAAATTAATCAAAAGTCTTCACATTATCCGTTGTTACAACATGTGGCTACAAATATTCGCGTAGAGACTTTATTGACTTCTTCCGCAAATGAAACAGCAAAGCTTTATAAAAAAGGGTATTCAATGGATGAAATTGTACATATTCGTCGTCTAAAGGGAAGTACGATTGAGGATCATCTTGTAGAAATGGCAATGAATGATGACAGCTTTTCGATTGAACCTTTTGTATCGGTTGAAGATCAACAATTAATATTAGCTGCAGCTGAAGACTATGAAACGAAAAGACTTAAAACGTTGCGAGAAATACTACCACATGTTAGCTATTTTCAACTTCGATTAACATTAGCGAAAGGAGCAAAAGTTTAA
- a CDS encoding ferredoxin yields MPKYTIVDKDTCIACGACGAAAPDIYDYDDEGIAFVILDDNMGTAEVPEDLLEDMQDAFEGCPTDSIKVAEEKFDGDSLKFE; encoded by the coding sequence ATGCCAAAATATACAATTGTAGATAAAGACACATGTATTGCTTGTGGCGCTTGCGGCGCTGCTGCACCAGACATTTATGATTATGATGATGAAGGAATTGCTTTCGTTATTTTAGATGATAACATGGGTACTGCTGAAGTTCCAGAAGATCTATTAGAGGATATGCAAGACGCATTCGAAGGCTGCCCAACGGATTCTATTAAAGTGGCAGAAGAAAAATTTGATGGCGATTCTTTAAAATTTGAATAA
- a CDS encoding enoyl-ACP reductase FabI yields the protein MDLLQLQGKNIVVMGVANERSIAWGIAKRLFDVGANVIFTYRKERSKGKIEKLLANYSEHTTAIVECDVNSDESIKKAFQEIGETFQVIHGIVHSVAFANAEDLHNRFFETTRDGYAFAQDTSAYSLIAVAKAAKPYLAEGSSIVTMSYLGAERVLEGYNVMGVAKAALEASMRYLAADIGADNIRVNAISAGAIRTLAAKGVPSFNQILHKIEETAPLKRNTNQEEVADMTIVMLSHLSRGVTGETIYIDSGYHIMG from the coding sequence ATGGATTTATTACAATTACAGGGAAAGAATATTGTCGTAATGGGTGTTGCCAATGAACGTAGTATTGCATGGGGGATTGCAAAACGATTATTTGATGTTGGGGCAAATGTTATCTTCACTTATCGTAAAGAGCGTTCAAAAGGAAAAATTGAAAAATTATTAGCTAATTATTCAGAGCATACAACGGCAATTGTTGAATGTGACGTCAATAGCGATGAAAGCATCAAAAAAGCGTTCCAAGAAATCGGGGAAACGTTTCAAGTAATTCATGGAATCGTGCATTCAGTTGCTTTTGCAAATGCAGAAGATTTACACAACCGATTTTTTGAAACAACCCGTGATGGATATGCATTCGCTCAAGATACAAGTGCCTATTCTTTAATTGCAGTCGCAAAAGCAGCAAAACCATATCTGGCAGAAGGTAGCTCAATCGTAACGATGTCTTATTTAGGAGCAGAACGTGTGCTTGAGGGATACAACGTAATGGGCGTAGCTAAAGCAGCATTAGAAGCTTCAATGCGTTATTTAGCAGCAGATATCGGCGCGGATAATATTCGTGTGAATGCTATTTCTGCTGGAGCTATCCGCACATTGGCTGCAAAAGGGGTGCCAAGTTTCAATCAAATTTTGCATAAAATTGAAGAAACTGCACCACTAAAACGTAATACAAATCAAGAAGAAGTCGCAGATATGACGATCGTGATGCTTAGTCATCTTTCTCGTGGAGTCACAGGTGAAACGATCTATATTGATAGTGGCTATCATATTATGGGTTAA
- a CDS encoding DUF2339 domain-containing protein: protein MEKEAKILERVIELEKEVLHLRSEVNHLKQHIKIDVFEPKKVNPTPQNSNVTPLKLEQDEVSDKIPAQPVEPVLQKEKRSLEEIFTRALPRIFTVILVLGVLWGLKLVSDYGFLSDSIKIISGFILSLGLITCAFVMEKKQKGSHIVALSIYGGAFIVGILTTAAGAIIYDVLGLYTALIIALIYIVYGVAISYLKSNEALTVLVIFTSLLLPYLLEYMNFDTKIIGIFIVLLFTGVQVVIVKHAQRKALYIGMAFSVLALTIVSGFHMEQSVFFAVALVVLYSVFLVSYLHLYRKESKRNAAMLFSFTIFILTTMNSLLFTKETTLTIVLLIMFGILSFATYVVFKRKYKLLIDIFGTLTLLTLLNVIAQLNISRDFILLLLVIVAFAGLMLAIKHAITFMKWVYSLIFTLLGLIVLVFCNVQPFLSIEHVTLLVLIVLLVILYLALRHFIVLTVEKTNFMLSSEDVFPIIIYFTVLVYIWKIDLAYMPTYFTTYMLYGAIAIFFVTTLIMKHHIVGRLLPLIAATVYGVAGLKLFSSIWIDDQTVIIALVMRLIYIGLLWAILVDAWKQGAIYKNYATIFERYTEQLTIAGMIVSVIVMFNLTSYMDWHDLINWNSAVIINTVSIFIAACLSLYLAAIRSSYRNLKLTGIGLLFFGIIKMIFFDLSALDLLIRSISFIIIGAIGLIISNKLLVKEKK from the coding sequence ATGGAAAAAGAAGCAAAAATACTCGAACGAGTTATAGAGCTTGAAAAGGAAGTTCTGCATTTACGTTCGGAGGTGAACCACTTAAAGCAACACATAAAGATTGACGTCTTTGAACCAAAAAAGGTGAATCCCACTCCACAAAATTCAAATGTAACACCACTTAAACTGGAACAAGATGAGGTATCCGATAAAATTCCTGCACAACCAGTTGAACCGGTACTTCAAAAGGAAAAACGATCACTTGAGGAAATTTTTACGCGTGCGTTACCAAGAATTTTTACGGTCATTTTAGTACTAGGGGTACTTTGGGGGTTAAAGCTAGTAAGTGATTACGGATTTTTATCTGACAGCATTAAAATTATTTCAGGCTTTATATTATCACTTGGGCTAATTACTTGTGCATTTGTTATGGAAAAAAAGCAAAAAGGTTCGCATATTGTGGCGCTTTCAATTTATGGTGGAGCTTTTATTGTAGGAATATTAACAACCGCTGCTGGAGCGATCATATATGATGTGCTCGGTCTTTATACCGCCCTCATCATTGCGCTCATTTATATCGTTTACGGTGTCGCAATAAGCTATTTGAAGAGCAATGAAGCATTAACAGTGCTCGTCATCTTCACTTCACTCTTGCTACCGTATTTATTAGAATACATGAATTTTGACACGAAGATTATTGGCATTTTTATTGTCCTGCTATTTACTGGAGTGCAAGTCGTTATTGTAAAACACGCACAGCGTAAAGCACTTTATATCGGCATGGCTTTTTCAGTTTTAGCACTTACTATCGTTTCAGGATTTCATATGGAACAAAGCGTCTTTTTTGCTGTAGCTCTCGTTGTACTATATAGCGTATTTTTAGTAAGCTATTTGCATTTGTATCGCAAAGAAAGCAAGCGCAATGCAGCTATGCTATTTAGCTTTACGATCTTTATATTAACAACGATGAACAGTCTACTATTTACTAAAGAAACAACACTTACGATAGTGTTATTGATAATGTTTGGCATTTTAAGCTTTGCAACGTATGTCGTATTTAAGCGTAAGTATAAACTGCTCATTGATATATTCGGGACGTTAACTTTGCTGACGTTACTAAATGTAATTGCACAGCTAAATATTTCTCGAGACTTTATTTTATTATTACTTGTCATTGTGGCGTTTGCAGGTCTAATGCTTGCCATTAAGCATGCAATTACATTTATGAAGTGGGTTTATAGCCTAATCTTTACTCTCCTTGGGCTAATAGTTTTAGTTTTCTGTAACGTACAACCCTTTTTATCAATCGAGCATGTGACATTACTTGTTTTAATCGTGCTGCTCGTAATACTTTATCTAGCACTTCGTCACTTTATTGTATTGACTGTTGAGAAAACGAATTTTATGCTTTCGAGTGAAGATGTGTTTCCAATAATCATTTATTTTACCGTGCTCGTTTACATTTGGAAAATCGACCTGGCATATATGCCCACTTACTTTACGACGTATATGTTGTATGGAGCGATTGCGATTTTCTTTGTGACTACACTCATTATGAAACACCATATAGTTGGTCGACTACTACCATTAATCGCCGCTACTGTATACGGTGTAGCTGGACTTAAGCTATTCTCGAGCATCTGGATAGATGATCAAACTGTCATCATAGCTCTTGTTATGCGCCTCATTTATATCGGTCTTCTATGGGCAATCCTTGTTGATGCCTGGAAACAGGGGGCTATTTATAAAAATTACGCAACCATTTTCGAGCGTTACACGGAGCAGTTAACAATTGCAGGAATGATTGTTTCAGTCATTGTGATGTTTAACTTAACAAGTTATATGGATTGGCATGATCTAATTAACTGGAACTCAGCGGTTATTATTAATACGGTATCAATTTTTATTGCCGCTTGCTTATCGCTTTATTTGGCTGCTATACGTAGTAGCTATCGCAACTTAAAGCTAACAGGCATTGGATTATTATTTTTCGGCATTATAAAAATGATTTTCTTCGACCTTTCGGCACTCGACTTACTAATCCGCTCAATTTCTTTCATCATCATTGGGGCAATCGGGTTAATAATTTCGAATAAGTTATTAGTTAAGGAAAAGAAATAA
- a CDS encoding glycerophosphodiester phosphodiesterase, with product MNVLFYKVGNDMNIIAHRGVSEKYPENTRIAFEEAAKLNIWGVEFDVHVTKDQELVVIHDESLNRTSNGKGFVKDFTLAELKHLDIGSWFAPQFAGQQILTLREVLTIFRPTSLQINIELKTDIFEYEGIEQLVADEIQALQLENRVWISSFNHETIARFKKVNPNVKTALLFSSLITDLEEYVRISNCDAIHIHYYHCLRHIIQQAIANGLIVRAYTVNDKTIACQLAAAGMKAIFTDRPSAFL from the coding sequence GTGAACGTACTATTTTATAAGGTAGGTAATGACATGAATATTATCGCACATCGTGGAGTAAGTGAAAAATATCCTGAAAATACACGTATCGCTTTTGAAGAGGCTGCAAAATTAAATATTTGGGGTGTTGAATTTGATGTTCATGTAACGAAGGATCAAGAGCTTGTTGTCATTCATGATGAATCTCTTAATCGTACATCTAATGGCAAAGGTTTCGTAAAAGACTTTACGCTTGCGGAATTAAAACATTTGGATATTGGAAGTTGGTTTGCCCCTCAATTTGCAGGGCAACAAATATTAACATTACGTGAAGTGCTAACAATCTTCCGACCAACTTCACTTCAAATAAATATAGAATTAAAAACCGATATTTTTGAATATGAAGGAATAGAGCAGCTCGTTGCAGATGAGATTCAAGCACTTCAATTAGAAAATCGAGTATGGATCTCTTCCTTTAATCATGAAACAATTGCACGCTTTAAAAAAGTAAATCCGAACGTCAAAACTGCTTTATTGTTTTCATCGCTCATTACCGACTTAGAGGAATATGTTCGTATTTCTAATTGTGACGCTATTCATATTCACTACTATCACTGCCTTCGTCACATTATTCAACAGGCAATTGCCAATGGACTGATCGTACGTGCTTATACAGTGAACGACAAAACGATTGCATGCCAATTGGCAGCTGCCGGTATGAAAGCGATTTTTACGGACCGACCTAGTGCATTTTTATAA
- a CDS encoding DUF402 domain-containing protein, translating into MKRRYLHRNDWKRIVSREYKELQIDEEGFYGYISLLKMKEVSQPLVVKYLEKEICIADHQYSWLYQLPLNEHFAITTMFDSHNNIIQWYIDITYKNGIKNGEAFMDDLFLDIIVLPTGEIIEKDQDELQVALENNIITREQYELAFNTFHQVLNQIQTNTFPYFTLATKHFQKLNHFAKLQ; encoded by the coding sequence ATGAAAAGACGTTATTTACATCGAAATGATTGGAAACGAATTGTAAGTAGAGAATACAAGGAATTACAAATAGATGAAGAGGGGTTTTATGGATATATTTCTTTGCTGAAGATGAAGGAAGTTTCTCAGCCACTTGTTGTAAAGTATTTAGAAAAAGAGATATGTATTGCTGATCATCAATATTCTTGGCTTTATCAATTACCGTTAAATGAGCATTTTGCAATAACAACTATGTTCGATAGCCATAATAATATCATTCAATGGTATATAGACATCACTTATAAAAATGGCATCAAAAATGGGGAAGCCTTCATGGATGACCTATTTTTAGATATTATTGTTTTACCAACAGGGGAAATCATAGAAAAAGACCAGGATGAGTTACAAGTTGCGCTTGAAAATAATATAATAACACGTGAGCAATATGAGCTAGCTTTTAATACCTTTCATCAAGTTTTAAATCAGATACAAACAAATACATTCCCATACTTCACGTTAGCTACTAAACATTTTCAAAAATTAAATCATTTTGCCAAACTGCAATAA
- a CDS encoding ABC transporter ATP-binding protein, whose protein sequence is MINIQNITVQFGGKKVLNDISITFEQGELIGLVAPNGTGKSTLMNVLMNYLQPTSGKVIFDKGLSYSSKSNEVKIHQFVSMMPDQSDLYNHLSGREHLKMFATMWKSDMKLIDETIEALNMGHYVNKKTGTYSLGMRQRLCFAMQIVANTEIMMMDEVMNGLDPNNVEVISKILMKKKAEGKMIIIASHLLDNLEKYADRIFLFSEGKLVDANLIVNGFSEASIKTIRVKKMPEDTREQMKQVYPELKFETLVNDMTLIHLPSSEATHLSDLTAFLVDKQMNDFAFGKVTLNDLYAMYYHEIV, encoded by the coding sequence ATGATAAATATCCAAAATATTACGGTTCAATTTGGTGGAAAGAAAGTATTAAATGATATTTCAATTACATTTGAACAAGGGGAGTTAATTGGTCTTGTTGCACCAAACGGGACTGGCAAATCAACCTTAATGAATGTCTTAATGAACTATTTACAGCCAACGAGCGGAAAAGTTATTTTTGATAAAGGATTAAGCTATTCAAGTAAATCAAATGAAGTGAAAATTCATCAGTTTGTGTCAATGATGCCAGATCAAAGTGATCTATACAATCACCTTAGTGGTCGAGAACATTTAAAAATGTTTGCAACAATGTGGAAGTCAGATATGAAGCTGATTGATGAAACGATTGAAGCCCTTAATATGGGGCATTATGTGAACAAAAAAACAGGTACGTATTCATTAGGAATGCGCCAGCGCTTATGTTTTGCGATGCAAATCGTGGCAAATACAGAAATAATGATGATGGATGAGGTAATGAATGGTCTAGACCCAAATAATGTAGAGGTTATATCAAAAATTTTAATGAAGAAAAAAGCAGAAGGTAAGATGATCATTATCGCATCCCACTTGCTTGATAACTTAGAAAAGTATGCAGATCGAATTTTCCTATTTAGTGAAGGGAAGCTAGTAGATGCGAATTTAATCGTAAACGGCTTTAGTGAGGCAAGTATTAAAACGATTCGAGTGAAAAAAATGCCGGAAGATACAAGAGAACAAATGAAACAGGTCTATCCTGAGCTTAAGTTTGAAACGCTTGTAAATGATATGACACTTATTCATTTACCTAGCTCGGAAGCCACACATTTAAGTGATCTTACTGCATTTTTAGTGGACAAACAGATGAATGATTTTGCGTTTGGGAAAGTAACATTAAATGATTTATACGCGATGTATTATCATGAAATTGTCTAG
- a CDS encoding ABC transporter permease — MWGYLKFEFKQFFTNKKNLAIYFLLAFAAIFYAFKVAPAYDPIEKVDYEEIEARYLTRQEFIDGIQGRDLWEVHPVTVDAYFMFSEINPMDKERLNALDANDLQKYAEITSDWYFKMNYMTYYNEHLSYNERYYVKDREFANVDGLFNALDQYVRYEAFEKADYELSFEVFEQRTALQTLERLLKGFLPIILVICALLLAIDIVTKDRLHPSVLKGFPIADWKKLLVKMSVAVIGSLALFLPLLIGFIIIGIQSGFGHFQLPSPVYSPLLQMTWSEDGLFEMMTLGTFLTQSLVLLILWFVVIISVVLLCSVLFRLEMLNLAVGVLLIFGERFYTSRGVGYFWDVEIYPTTYIQVGKIISKYQNFYFASEGLDYRLGLQLLLIFAIVVLIITLLISFNKRFKLVK, encoded by the coding sequence ATGTGGGGCTATTTGAAATTTGAATTTAAGCAATTTTTTACGAACAAGAAAAATTTAGCTATCTACTTTTTACTCGCATTTGCTGCAATTTTTTATGCCTTCAAAGTAGCTCCTGCCTATGATCCAATTGAAAAGGTAGATTATGAGGAGATTGAGGCACGTTATTTAACACGTCAGGAATTTATTGATGGAATACAAGGACGAGATCTTTGGGAAGTACACCCTGTTACAGTAGATGCTTATTTTATGTTTAGTGAAATCAATCCAATGGATAAAGAAAGACTCAATGCACTTGATGCCAATGATTTGCAAAAATATGCTGAAATTACAAGTGATTGGTACTTCAAAATGAATTATATGACGTATTATAATGAGCATCTTTCTTACAATGAGCGCTATTATGTGAAGGATCGAGAATTTGCAAATGTAGATGGTCTTTTCAATGCGTTAGATCAATATGTGCGCTATGAAGCATTTGAAAAAGCCGATTATGAATTGTCATTTGAAGTTTTTGAACAGCGTACAGCCCTACAAACTCTTGAAAGATTATTGAAAGGGTTTTTACCTATAATTTTAGTTATTTGTGCACTACTTTTAGCAATTGACATTGTCACGAAGGATCGTCTTCATCCTTCCGTTTTAAAGGGCTTCCCAATTGCGGATTGGAAGAAGCTGCTTGTGAAAATGAGCGTTGCTGTAATTGGGAGCTTGGCATTATTTCTCCCGCTACTTATCGGTTTTATTATTATCGGTATTCAATCAGGCTTTGGGCACTTTCAGCTACCGTCTCCGGTATATTCACCACTGCTACAGATGACATGGAGCGAGGATGGATTATTTGAAATGATGACGCTTGGTACATTTTTAACACAGTCACTCGTATTACTGATTTTATGGTTTGTCGTAATAATAAGTGTTGTATTGCTATGCAGTGTACTATTCCGCCTTGAGATGTTGAATTTAGCTGTAGGAGTACTTTTAATTTTTGGAGAGCGTTTTTACACAAGTCGCGGTGTCGGCTATTTTTGGGATGTTGAAATTTATCCAACGACTTATATACAGGTCGGTAAGATTATCTCAAAATACCAAAATTTTTACTTTGCTAGCGAGGGGCTTGATTACCGTTTAGGGTTACAGCTGTTATTAATTTTCGCAATAGTTGTACTAATTATTACGCTGCTAATTTCATTTAATAAACGATTTAAGCTAGTGAAATAA